The nucleotide window TTCGATAGGTGGTTAGAAATTTACATTACCTGAAAATAGGGTTCTTATTTTTCGGTTATGATAAAGATCTGTGTTTGTTTCGACCCTCAGTCCCAAGGTGGGGGTGGGGCTACACAAGGGTTCAAAGTTGTACTGCCAAATGTTTACGAAATTTCTTTTAGaatattcttttcaagaatCACAAGGTTTTCAAATTGTCAAATTAGAATGTAAGCGTTCTCATAAAGTGATCTCAAGTTTGTTTACACTAGGACACCAAGGGAAGGGCCATggtaggggttcaaagtttcgCATAGTAATGTATAGGTAAAACTTTAATTTAAACATCCTCATTGTATAAGAAGGTACCAGTAAGACACGGTTATAGAACCAAAACTCATTATATCcaatataattttcattatctTCCTCTCATAGGGtaataaatatcactttgcaataagcatgtgataagtgtgttcattataagtgtgttactgtattcaagtttgttcacaccaAGACCTCAGGGTGGGGTTACAAGAAGCATTATTGGGATTTTATTATACATGGGGGAGAAAATGTGGTAGCTGAGGTGAGCTATGTTGCTTCTTGTTGTGAAACACGAGAAAAGCCTCTTCTTCTGACTTGTTTAAGTATTAAGCATGCATTGATGCAAGTTCTTCTATTATGACAGATTCTGATGTACTATAGAATGCATGATGTGTATCAGTGGTCATTCTGATAATGCTAGATTTGGTCACCAGTCGTGCTATACCAATACCGAGGATTAATAGTCAACAGTCGTGCTATACCAATACTGAGGATTAATCGTCAACAATCGTGCTATACCAATACCGAAGATTAATCATCAACAGTCGTGCTATACCAATACCGAGGATTAATAGTCAGCACTATGAAGGGAGTTGAAATCACCTGTACCAGTTAGACACTTCATCAgtggttgacctacttttatctCAGGAGAGAAAACAATGTGTGATTCAGAGAAAGAGGAGGTGACTCCTCCTCAGGAATTCATGGGAGGTAAAAACGAAATCGACAGTGAAGGGAACAGGGAAAATTCGGAGGTGATTTCTTGTGAGGAGGGTGGGGAGGACCCCCAGGGCGGGGGGTCAGTAGAGTCCGAGGACAGCAGTGAGGGGACAGTGGTGACAAAAGTCAAATACAGAACTTGGCAGAGCACCAGTTCAGAAAGCTGGGAATCAGGAAACGTTATCTCTCGAGTCGAGGCTGAGGAGCTAGAAAACGAGGCATTGAAAAGAACTGcagaggaggaggaggaggatgGGGAGAAGAAGGGTGAAAGGACATCAAAAGGGACATTGTCACGGCCAGAGAGCTTAATCTTACCTAGGCCACTTCAACAGTACGAGAAAAAACGGAGTCAGAGTGATGGGGTAGCTATTGATTGCTATAACAATTTGGCCCATATTCCTAGCAGTGGTAAAGACTCCGAGTTTGAGAACATTGAAGAGACTATGTTATCCAAGAGCATGCCTCATGGAGTTGTCATGAAGAAGGGGGAGCTGTTTGAGTTTGTAGCTGATGACTTACAAGAGAAAATCAGACAGAGTAGCCCTCTACCTAAAACCGGTAATTAAAagtcaaacattctttttttcCCTGTGTATCAGAACAGACGTCAGTTATTGTATTTCACACCCTGTCTCTTACATTCATGTGAAATAGACAATCATCACACAGAGCTTGAAAGTATGTGCTATGTTTTTGCTACATAATGCTATACTGCTATCTCACATAAGGATAAAATGTCGTCAAGGTTGTTTACATCATGGAGGAGGGGGAGGGGTTATATAAACGATGGAAGCATGAGGTAATTTCTTgtgtaataaacatttaattaaacattaaataattgtttatacacccccccccccttaccagACATTTATTCCTAatgcaggttttttttaaaaaaataaggacagtaaaacatgatttaCTGTCCTTATTTTCATACCCTCATaatgaattcatatttacaaTCACAGTGAGgggattttcattccctgtaatTTTAGAACATGCTATGATTTCACTGGATATAGCAAATTacgtttataaaaaaaataattaaatattcatCACCAGCACTCTGCTATAAGGTTATTTTACTGTACAGTCTATCAGatcaagttcaaggtcacttaTGTGGCACGTTTCCATGGTTATATAGAGAGGTATACTACAATGAAACAATAGAGGTATATATTACTGACAAAACATTGCCTATATCCCCAGGAAAAATAACTACTCATCTTCTGATGAGCAATGATAACAAACTTGCTTTAAGGAAGAAATGTAAACTTGTATTTAACACAGTGAACTGTTGTCAACAGAACCTGCCACACTATTTCAGAATCCAGTGGACTGAGCAGTAGGACATCCAGTTCGCGGAGCATTGCCAGCGTGTCCAGTGGGAACTCCTCTGCCATGGGAACTTCTATGGTCTCCGAAATGTCAAGGTCACCAAGCTCTCAGTTTCCACAGAGCCCCATTGACATTCCACCGATTGACCCCATGGCAGTTATGGAACTGGAAATGGCAGCTAAACATGTGGCAGATAGTGTAGACCTCTTAATGGGGAACCTGAAGTCAAATCTTCACAAGGTAGGAGTGACTGGAAGGGGAGTTAAGTACCACATTTGATGgtattgatttttgtttgtttcatttcacattgaaaacgttttatttttgatgttgtAAAACAGAATGCATGCACAGGTCTATAAATCTAAGCTCAGGCAGCTGATCTACAAGTGAGGAGTGTGTGTGTTAATGTGCGATGTCTGTGGGGAAGggtttttgaatataatttaaactatattttattcacaaagtgaatgggatcgggcagcaggcatagcctatttaagCCCTCTCCCTTTTTGAATGTGCCATATGGGGGAAGGTgttcctcctcctaggcacctgatcccacctctggtgtgtccaggggtccatgtttgcccaactctttattagctcttctgagccaaaggctcaaagagctaatgctatggccatttgtgcggtgtgcgtaaactttttagaaaaagggctataactcaagaaccccttggccaatttctttcaaatttggtacagggtatcattggcccaagggcttttatacatactaaataaagggatgtgaccctttaacaaggggagataatcaggaaaatacaaacaaaagtagtggttgctaaaaaatcttcttctcaagaaccacagggcagattatcaccaaacttacacataaggatgaggatatgttgtagattaaaaattgttcaaggcattaccctggggcaaaggtcgtggtctcaaggtcacttcaaagttgacctaaatttaatttttttttaaattccttaaatcttagatattttagccattataaagactaggatcatcaaattttgacagttgatgcatcttaggaccttgtgtcaagttgtctcaaaagtaggtcacggtgacctactttttgaattttgcaggtatttattttaaaattaattttgatgcatatcttggacactctgaagcctatgatcatcaaaacttgtcagttggtggatcatgggaccttgaaatgcgtcaactgaaaaataggtcaccgtgacctactttctgaattttatggcttatcatttatagatatattttaagttgttatttcaaataccgagaggtttagaatcatcaaatcttgtaagttgatgcatcttgaggccttgaaacatatttataaaaaagtaggtcacagtgacctactttttgaattttgcagatattcaaatttcacattttcaattttagatgcatattttgggcactgtaaaacctaggatcatcaaactttgtcagttgatgcgtcttcgtcttcggtttgtgtcgaccaaaaagtaggtcaccgtgacctacttttggtatttgacagctaaattactatatttcagacactatttgacctacaatcatcaaactttgacagttgatgcatcttgagtcaacggagtgtgtcgaccaaaaagtaggtcaccttgacctacttttggaatttgacggctatatttatatattcagatactatttgacctacagtcatcaaactttgtcagttgatgggtcttgcatgttcgaagggtttcgaccaaaaagtaggtcaatttgacctacttttggaattggacacctatatttatatatttcagatactatttgacctacagtcatcaaactttgtcagttgatgcgtcttgcatgttcaaagggtgttgaccaaaaagtaggtcaacttgacctacttttggaattggacggctatatttatatatttcagatactatttgacctacagtcatcaaactttgtcagttgatgggtcttgcatgttcggagttcgatgaccaaaaagtaggtcaccatgacctacgattggaatttgacagctatatttcaatattcagatactaattggcttaaaatcatcaaactttgtcagttgatatttcttgggttctcaaaatgtgtaaaccaaaaagtaggtcacattgacctactttttttgaattcttaggatttaactaaagagttagaatactaagaggctaagaatagaaatggtggggttgtacaatttatcagaagagcgattctaggcccttgggcctcttgttttgtattgcatataggagttatgagattgatcactgtttgttatcttcacctttcttaaaTGTGTTACACATGAAGGGGAGGTTCTTAAACATGCCACACCTATAGGGGAGGGTCTTAAATGTTTCACGCCTGTGATAAGACCTTACAATTATTTAGTCTGATCTGCAGGACTGGTCTCCTTGTTCCAGACTTGAACTTTAACCCCAACCAAGGATCATCTCCATGGCATTATGCAACATTACAAACTGAGAAGTTGAAGTTAGAGAATTGAAACCTGTGTAGACTTCTTGTTTGTCTGTACCAGTTATCATTTCCCTGTAagtttatacattttttctttcctcCATTTCAGATGTCAGCCATAACGGTTGGTTGCTTAGATGCCTATAAGAAATCGGTGGACATGACGTGCGACTCCGTGGACAGCAGTATTAAGGTACAAATTAATTCACTATTCTCACGGTAAAAGTGAAAGTAGGACTTCTCAAGATATGAAATCATGACTTAATAATAACACAAGGATTGAACTTTTAATTTGTAGCAAGTATATTATCTATTCTATTTCAAATAATACTcgattctatttcatttttttttttagaattactCTTTCACTAATGAATAGATTATGATTAATTCTTTTGTGTTAAATCGTTTTCTTGCTGTGATAAATTCCCATGAAACAAACTTGAAACATGTATGTCTACCTGAAGCAGCTACCTGATGACAATTTACTGTAATAATTTCAGTCAATGTATGCCCTAATGGCCAAGTGTGAGGAACTGAGCAACAACATGAAGCCCGTGTACCAGCTAGCAAACCAAATGTATCCTTTCTGTGTGTTATACAGGGGGTGTATCTTACAGGGCTTCTATtatgcaattacatgtactatttatTTCTCTAGTTCTATACCTTAGCCTTATTTttaacatatacatatgtacatctgCATCAACCTGTCATTATATTTCTTCCTGTGTGGAGTCCTATTTTTACTCAAtctgtaattaaaattagacatgtatatttcttccTGTGTGGAGTCCTATTTTTACTCAAtctctaattaaaattagacatGTATGTTCTGCTCCTCTACAAACAAatcaaagaatcaaattttaattagattgattttcACTGCAGTTTAATTCTTGTTAGATATGTATCCCTCCTCCCCTGTGGCCCGAAGTTGTAATGAGTATATACAGAAATCACCATGTCTATCGGTGTTAGAGTCTGTAATACAGATTAAGGTCAACATTTAGGTCTGTTCTCACCTGATATTACACATGATATACAAACCAAACTTCCTCGTATGAAACATCTTCAGATGCTTCTTCCATCTCATGGCCTAGGTGCTgcatttgacctacattttatGCCTCAGTGATTTGTTTAAAGATAATATTTAAGTTTTTTCTCAGCTTGTCACAAGTGTTGCATCTACAAACTCTCCCATGACTGAAGGTGCTCTCTTTAtttcatgtatgtatgtttcTTAATGCAAACTAAACCAGAAGCAAGTCTTGATTATAAGGTgcatttaaaactatttttaataGCACATAAAACTGGGGATTATATTTTGATGTGAtcaagcaaaattttgctggtgtGCATCATAAATTTGGAAGAATATGGCATTTAGATAATTATACAGTATTTCAAATATATCCAGTTTTCGGGTGTGCTGTGCGGGAGCATCAGTTCCAAAAGGACAATTCTAgatttgttattttcatatgacaTAGTCATGACTTTTTCTATAAGAGCAAACTAATCACgaaatttaaaactgaaaatagatttagaCATGAAACCATGAAAATAATGAGAAGCGAGAGGAAACCCATGGGTTCTGACGATGACAGTATCCAGAAGTTTGACATGTTAACAGAGGATGTAccacttgtacatgtacattcagaTCTGCAGTGTTTCATTAATAAGGAATTGACATGTACATTATGGCACAAAAAACGTGTTGGAAAATACTAGAccaagtacagtgtatatgcaGATGTAAGTAAAAATTCCTGATTTTGTCTAAAACCCAGAAGTGTTTTTTTCCCTCTGGCATATAATGATTTTTCTTAGGAGAGTATGTACATTGGAATGTTTTCGCCTTAACTTTAACCTAGAAAGGAAATCAAGAGACTTCTGGACAGGTTTGAATCCCAGCTTTCTGAAAAGTCCTCCAAAACAAAGACAGGATAATTCCCGGGTGTAAACAGGACTGTGTATTCCAGACCATGTTCCACTCGGATAATGCATTCCAGGCTTTCAAGGATTCGTAGGACGAATTCTCCCGATATCTAGTCTCAGAGAGTTTACCGTTGTCAAATTTAAACTTTGTTAAGGCTGCATGTCAGATACATATCTAATACTTTTATGTCGTGCAGTGTTACGTATGACATTTTTCCTTGTGATATTTAAACATCGGTAATTTATCTCTTTTATAATATTGGGTCCTTGTGATATTATGTCAGTAATTTATCTCTTATGAAATACTGGGTCCATGTGCAATCTACATCAGGAAATTGTGTCAGTCATTTCACATTAGTCATTAATCAATTGTTAATGTGTGAATCTAAAACTGGgcaaatttaaatttgaaaatacattgtaaTGCTCTAAAATAACAAATTTGCCTTTGGGTAGATTTGAAATagtacaaaataatttttcaatacATTGGGGCAAAAAATTCTGAATTCCTGTATACAATTGTTATTCACACTATGTGTATTGTGTCTTACACTTGTACAATCCGATATCATGTGCAATATGTACTTAAATCAAATGTACGTTCAAGTACAGAACTGTGAATACTACAGCAGTGATGTATCGTTGTTTTAAGCAGATGTTGTGGCACGAAGTGTGACTGGTGAAGACATACTCAGTTATTTGTAAAGTTACTCATCACTATTGTCCCTTGCAACTAACAAATACTGAAAATAAACACATAGACAAAATGTATTTGAGATTTTTGTTATTTGGTTTAAAATTGAAATCCCACAAGTTTATTATCTGTCATATCCCTCACATTTCTACGTGGCCAGGAACATGCACGTGTGTCAATAGGtgcaatacatgtaggtcaataggtgcaatacatgtaggtcaataggtgcaatacatgtaggtcaataggtgcaatacatgtaggtcaataggtgcaatacatgtaggtcaactGTCATACCTGAAAGGATACCggaatttacattttattgtgCAACTAAGGTACCAGAAAATGATAATACAAATGGATGAGACATCCGTATGTACACATTCTACAAATTTCACTACGAAGAATTGTTTTTGCACACTAAAACTAATGTCTCCTCTTCCATTTTCCTTAATTTACATAAAACGTCAAGGTCAACAAAAATGGTACTCAACCCATTCTTACTATTGTATGCCCACATACCAAATGCCTATATGTCAAAAGACAGAAAAGTTATGGTCTAGACAAAAAAAATGTccaaacattttattatttgacctttacataaaaagtcaaggtcatcaaaaatggcacacAACATACTATCTTATCATGGTCGAAGGCCTACAGTGCATGTCAAAATAGTTATGGTTTGGACAAAAACCATGCCCAAAAAAATTTCTTTGACCTTTAAGTGAAAGGTCATCGAAAATGACAcgacacactgtcttatggtataccaaatatcaaaagacaaaatagttatggtccggacaaacTATAAGAGAAgcagaagaattcacactaaaacaagaTGTCCACTTTCTATGAAGGGAAGACATAATAATGACAGGTACACAATTCTACTGAGCTTTTTCACATCTTCCTGAATAAAGCCAGCAAAAACTTATAAAGCAATTTCTCCGACTTCCAGCATTCCCTTAAAAAGGTATCAATACATGCATGTCCGCTACGGTGGTTTGTCCAGTCTATGATTCGGCTATCTGTAAACTTATGTTTATGCTACTTTCACTCGGACATACGTGTAGGTGCATGTAAAGTACGAATTTGGCCAAGGTTTGTAAAATGGTGATTAAAGCATCCAATGGCTCGAGGTCTTGCAAGTAAGAATTTTTATCTTCAAATAGATGTAAATGATTTGTAATAATCAAGTTATCAGTATTAAAAGTTGAAGTTTAATCCTGGATTGAGAATGTGAAAGCCACAAAATttcttgaaaatgaattttaattgtACTAGGAGGAAcgtacatttatcattaacacAAGTCCTGGTACCAGTAAAACAAGGTACACAAGTCTGCATCAGACATCAGTTCCTCGTATCACAGAACCATTCACTGCACAGTACTGTACAATTATTACACATGATGAAATATGACAATATCATTAACATTCCAGTAAGTTTCAGTCTAATGTACAGTCAAACAAAGCATGTTTAAATGAGATTTCCCCGATCAGTCTGTCTATATTGATAGGACTACACACTGCCTCTGTGTCCATACGCTCCACtgatgtacatatgtaacttCCTGTCTAGCTGTCCAATAAAAACTTCCTGTCAAGCTGTCTGATTAAATCTTCCCGTCAAGCTGTCCGATAAAAACTTCCTGTCTAGCTGTCCGATAAAAACTTCCGTTTCCTGGTGGTGTTCATGTAAGGTCTGTACACCCATTCTGTGTCTGCTGTGTCGACATTCTCGATGGTGCCAAGAATAATCTGATACACTGCAAAATAAAGACACTGCTGTGAAGATACCTGctttataattcaattgattTCACAGAAAATACTGGTACAACTTAATATCCACATACAGACAATCATGACTAATCCGGAATCCATTACAACAAATCCTGGTTTTCATTTAAAATCCAGATTAGAGAATGTTCTGTGTACTTATAAACAAGAagcccaagggccacattgctcaccttagttaccttggcccatatctaaagactttccatatatatttgcatgtaaaatcttagtctgtattgtggccccaacctacccctggaggccatgatttttacaaacttgaatctacactatgtcaggaagctttcatgtaaatttcagctcttctggctcattggttcttgagaagatgatttttaaagattttctttatttattctcgtgtaaaactttgatcccctattgtggccacaacctacccccgggggccatgatttgtacaaacttgaatctacactatgtcagaaagctttcatgtaaatctcagctcttctgactcattggttcttgagaagaagatttttaaagattttccccatatatttctatgtaaagatttgatcccctattgtggccccaatctacccccagagggaggggggggggggcatgatttgaacaaacttgaatctgcactatgtcaggaagctttcatataaatttcagctcttctagctcattggttcttgagaagaagatttttaaagattttccctatatatatctatgtaaaactttgatatttttaatatctTATTCTGACAATTCAAAAGagacccccccctcccccaaaaaaataataaccatTCGCTTAGTCACACTCAAGACAAACATTTTCAGTCATCTTGGTTCCATGCAAAACAACCTCTGGAGGTACATTCATTCAAAAATTTGGATTTGGTATGAAAAATCTATTCCTAGACGCATAAATCCAGATTTGATTTTGTTGAAATCAATGCATGTGATGCagtattcacctttcatttcaaatcttggTCCCACCTCTTGCAGTTCTATGTCTTTTCCATTCTCTGTCTTTTTGTAAACATGATGCctgtaaaaattgaatttgatcACATTATAGTCTGCTAGTATAGTCTGCTTGAATCTATTCCAAGAGGACAGATAATTAATGAAATCAGCTGATCACATTATAGTCTACTGGAATCTATTCCAAGAGGACAGATAATTAATGAAATCAGCTGATCACATTATAGTCTGCTTGAATCTATTCCAAGGGGACAGATAATTAATGAAAGCAGCTGCATAAACCCTGTACCCGTCTTAAGGTCAAGGACAGAGTAAAGGAACTCgttaaaaagatttcaaagaTGTTGATTGTGGTTTCATCTTTTTGCCTGGAATAGATATATATTAGCTAATGTTGTAATACCAGATCATGATTGCAATCAGCCGCCAACAACACTATTTGCTGCAGCATAGATTTCCACAAAATTGAACAGTACCACAGTATAGAGAGTTTTTCCGTGGATCTAAAATTTAGtgatttgctggctcaaaggtatgctaataattttagtggaataaattttggcggacaaggaagatttatctctcttgcaaattCTGACTTCACAATTGGATGCATATTTTGGcagaaagctatctaaccgctaaaTTAAGCCAACTTTATCACCCCGTGGAAAAAACTCGCAATACGGTCTGTCATGCACTAGATGCTTTGTCTGTTTG belongs to Ostrea edulis chromosome 7, xbOstEdul1.1, whole genome shotgun sequence and includes:
- the LOC125657120 gene encoding BLOC-1-related complex subunit 6-like; this encodes MCDSEKEEVTPPQEFMGGKNEIDSEGNRENSEVISCEEGGEDPQGGGSVESEDSSEGTVVTKVKYRTWQSTSSESWESGNVISRVEAEELENEALKRTAEEEEEDGEKKGERTSKGTLSRPESLILPRPLQQYEKKRSQSDGVAIDCYNNLAHIPSSGKDSEFENIEETMLSKSMPHGVVMKKGELFEFVADDLQEKIRQSSPLPKTESSGLSSRTSSSRSIASVSSGNSSAMGTSMVSEMSRSPSSQFPQSPIDIPPIDPMAVMELEMAAKHVADSVDLLMGNLKSNLHKMSAITVGCLDAYKKSVDMTCDSVDSSIKSMYALMAKCEELSNNMKPVYQLANQIKEIKRLLDRFESQLSEKSSKTKTG